In Pseudomonadota bacterium, the genomic stretch TACAACTGGGGACAATAAACTACCCCGCCGCAAGCAGAGTTGTAGTTTATTAGGATTTTTTCACTTGAAAATCAATTAAAATTGCAGGAGAATCAAAAAAGGATAATAGGGATTAAAAATAAGTGTTATATTGAATGACCTGAATACTTTTAGTTTCAAAATGCTTTAAAACAACGCTGAGAAGGAGGGACCTTTATGAGCAATACAACAAAGGATCATAATTCCATGAACCGCAGGGATTTTCTGAAATTTGGAGCTTTAGGGGTTGCTGCAGCAACAGGTTTAAGCGGCTTAAGTAAAATTGCAGAAGGCGCTACTGCCTCGAAACCCGGTACAACACCAGTCTACCGTACATTGGGAAGGACAGGTCTTAAAGTGACTGTTGTGAGTTTTGGCGCCATGCTCACACCGGACCATGAACCGATGGAAGTTGCCTTTGACCTCGGTGTAAACTACGTTGATACTGCACGGAGATATATGAATGGCAGGAATGAAGAGATCGTTGCAAAGGCCCTCAAAGGTCGTCGGGACAAGGTTTATGTTGCCACAAAATCTCTTCCTTCATCAACAACAAAAAAGGATATTGTTAACGATGTGGAGACAAGTCTCTCCAAGCTCCGGATAGATTATATCGACGTGATCCAGCTCCACAACCTCACAAGTGGTGACCGGGCCTTTATACCTGAAACACGGGAAGCGCTTGTGGAACTACGCAAACAGGGTAAGGTCCGTTTCTTTGGCGTTACAACACACACGAATCAAGCCGATGTTTTAAAGGCCATTATGAATGACCCTGATAAATTTTTCGATACAGCGCTGGTGTCATATAATTTCACAAGCGAAGCGTCGGTTAAGCATGCCATTGCTCTTGCCGCAAAAAGCGGTATCGGTATTGTAGCCATGAAAACTCAGGCCGGAGGATATAAAACAGATGCCCTCGGATCCATCAGTCCACATCAGGCAGCACTTAAATGGGTGCTTCAGGATGCCAATGTGGCTTGTGCTATCCCCGGCATGAAAGATATGAGTATGCTTCAAGAGGCAACGGCGGTCATGGGAATGAAACTTACCCGCAGGGATGAACGCATTCTCGAACGTTATGCCGAAGCTATTGCTCCCTACTATTGCCATCTCTGCGCTCAATGTGAGCCTACATGCCCGCAGAATGTTGCCATCAGCACCATTAACCGCTCCATTATGTACGCTGAGGGGTATGAGAACATGGAACTGGCCAGAGCAACTTATGATGAACTACCTCCTGATGAATCAGCCTATGTGTGTTCCAATTGTAACGAGTGCGTAGCTCATTGTGTGAACGGTCTGAATATTGCCGCCAAAATGCAGAAGGCTAAAACATTGTTTGCGTAACAAATGGAGAAACGTAACATGATCCTATGGTTTTTCGCTTTTTTCTCACTCTTTGCCGTGAATGCGTATGCCGCGCTTGTTGATGCGCCAATAGAAAATGTGTTCCCCATAACAGGTTTTTCAGAAGGCTGGGTCATGGAAGGCAAAGTGAAAACATTCAACCCGGATAACCTTTATAAACACATTAATGGCGAAGCCGAACTCTATCTGCCCTACGGTTTTGAAACTCTCGGGACTGCCCTCTATATGAATAAGGATAATCCGGATAAGGCTCTTGCCGTGGATATCTACAGGATGGGCTCTCTTCTCGATGCTTTTGGAATATTTTCACGTTACCGCGATCCTGATGCAGCAGAGGCAAAGATAGGGGATGGGAGTTTTGTTAACGATTCCCAGTTGATGTTCTATAAAGACCGTTATTTTGTTCAGTTTTCTGCTTCAGGCTCTATAACCCCGGAAAGGAACGTATATACAGATTGTGCAAGGATAATTGCAAGAAATATTACTGGAGAATCTTTGAGTCCGAAGGAACTTGCTTTCCTGAACATTCCTGCTCTTATCCCCCAAACGGAAACGTACATTTCCCAGAGCGTCCTCGGGTATGCATTCTTTAAGAAAGGTCTTACGGCAAGAGCAACCATTAATGGCGAATCGGTTAGGGTATTTGTTATTTTCGGTGAATCCGAAAAGGATGCACTGGATATAGTTACCCGGTATGTCGATTATCTGAAAGGTACGGGCGTTGAGCCACGATTTAAAAAAGACGCAAAGAACATAAACATCCTTGCCCTGGATCCGCTTTATAAAGGTTTTGTCATACGGCAATACGGGCGTTATCTCATCGGTGTTGCAAACCTTGCAAACCCCGCCGAGGGTATTCCTTTTATAGAACAGATACAGTCACGTATTACTGAATAGCAAAAAACAGGATAAGACAGCAGGGAAGGCACGGTAGGGCGTTGTTTCATTCTTTGCATTTCCGTTGACACATTCATTCCGCTAACCCAACCTCATGAATTCCCCTCTATTTTGACTAATAATATAGATAATGAAGCACTGAACGAGTAAGCAAAGTTTGACGGTTGTTACGTGATTAAAGGCGATCTGCCTGAAATTGATAAAACTGTTATCCATACATTGCTGTGGTGGAGAATGCCATCCGTACCTCAAAAACAGACTTTCTGGAGTTACGTCCATGGAATGTACGGACAGAATAGAGCACAAGAGGCCATGCCCTGTTGGTCATGCTTGCATACATAATTATCAGATATCTGAAAAAGGCATGGTCTTCTCTTGATGTTACCATGGAGGAAGGGTATCCATTCTCTCTCTTCTCTTACCTCCTTTGAAATGGCCATAGAGGGCAAGGGATCTTCACATCATATCCCGGTTACTCAGGGGATAAATGCGGGACTTTCCGGCCATGAGACTTTGATAGCATGGGTAAAATGGAAAGATAAGTTCGTCCGTTGTTATAATACATTATGGATTATGGGATAGAAAAAGTCTTGGGACTCCGGCAGTACAAATCCTTGTCATGTATGCTTTTTTTAAGTATAATATCCGTTGAACGCTGAAAACGGCCATGAAATAAATCCCACATCGGCATCAACGCCCTGTTCCGATTGGTAATGAGAGGAGAAAATGAATATTTCAGTTATAGGGAGTACAGGATGCGGTAAGACAACACTCTTTCAGGCACTTAGTGGAATAGTTTCAGAAAACAAGCCTAACTCAGATGCCGTTGCAGTCATCGACGTCCCTGACGAGCGCGTAGACAAATTAACGGATATTTTTAAACCTAAGAAAACGATATATGCACGGATAGCCTTGTCTGATACCGTTGCAATTGAAGAAGGGAATGTAAGGAGCGAGACGATAAGCGCGAAGACCCTCAGGGAGATGCGTAACAGTGATGCATTCCTGCTTGTCCTGCGCAACTTTAACAACGGGAACCAGATAGACCTCACAGGCGAATTCTTCACGATCTTTAACGAGTTCATCTTTGCAGATATCCTGCAGATTGAAAACCGTCTGGAAAGGATGCGCAAACAACAGAGTAAAAAGGAAAGCAATGTCCTGGCCCAGGAAGAGGCCTTACTCATCGAATGTCTCGACCACCTGAACTCGGATAAACCGCTTGCGACATTTGGCTCCCTTAAACAGCACGGAAAAGAACTCAGGGGCTTTCAGTTCCTCTCTCAAAAGCCAATGATGGCCGTTCTAAACTGCGATGAGGAGAAACTGGCTTCTTCCGAATCGATTATGAATGACATCAGAAAAACCATCCCATCCCATATCCCGGTAATTACCGCATGTACGAAACTTGAAGCCGAGTTCGCACTCATGGCCTCTGAGGAGAAAGATGTTTTTATGGCAGAATACGGCATCAAGGAATCGGTGGCAGGACGCATTATCCGGCTTGCTTTTGAAACGCTCGGTCTTATCTCATTCTTAACTGTAGGAGAGGATGAGTGCCGTGCCTGGCCGATAAAAAATGGGATGAATGCCCAGGAGGCTGCCGGGGCGGTTCACACCGACCTCTCACAGAAATTTATCCGGGCAGAGACGGTCTCCTACGATGATTTTATTCATTACGGAGGCTTTGCAGGGTGCAAAAAAGCCGGCGTCTGGCGGCTCGAGGGAAAGACCTACATTGTGCAGGATGGGGACATTCTCAACATAAGGGCAGGAAATTAATTATGCACCTGTCACAGCCTTTATGCTCTCATATGTCACATCGATAAGTTTCTGAAGCGTACTTTCATCTATGGCAAGGGGCGGCATAAGAACGATTACATCACCGAGCGGGCGAATGATAACGCCTCTCTTTCTGGCTTCCGTGATTACCCTGTGACCTATTTTTTCTTTCGGGAGGAAAGGGCGTTTTGTCTTTTTGTTTTTCACAAGTTCTATGCCAACCATAAAACCGGACTGGCGTATATCCCCCACATGGGTAAGCCCGTAAAATCTCTGTAATTCCTTACTCAGCAGAGCCATCTTGACTGGCAGGTTTTCCAGTGTATTTTCCTTTTTGTACAGATTAAGGTTTTCAATTGCTACGCTGCATGCAACAGGATTCCCTGTGTATGTATGTCCATGGAAGAATGTTTTGAAATCTTCGAATTGACCGAGGAAGCCATTGAATACCTCATCAGTTGTCATGGTTGCAGCAAGGGGGAGGTATCCGCCGGTAACGCCTTTGGCAAGGCACATAAAATCAGGTTCAACCTTTTCTTTTTCACAAGCAAACATCGAGCCGGTTCTCCCGAAACCGGTAGCCACTTCATCGGCGATGAACAACAGTCCATTTTCTTTGGCGATTTTACGAATTTCAGAAAGAAACCCTTCCGGCTGAACGATAATACCGGCAGCTCCCTGAACGATAGGCTCAATAACTACAGCACAGGCTTCATCTCTATATTTCCTTACAACTTCTTCAAACCGTTGAATACAGGCCATGCCGCATGATCCCTTTTCAAGCTTAAGCGGACACCTGTAGCAATAGGGTGCGGGAGATTTGTAAGTCTTGAAAAGCAACGGCCCGTAGACCTTGTGAAAAAGGTCAATACCACCTATGCTTACCGAGCCTATCGTATCGCCGTGATACCCATTTGTAAAGGATATAAACCGTTTCCTGTTCTTTTCCCCTTTCTGCTGCCAGTACTGATAAGCCATCTTCAGGGCAATCTCAACGGACGTTGAACCATTATCGGAGTAAAAGACTTTGGACAGACCTTTTGGAGAAATATCAACAAGCATTTTCGCAAGTACAATGGATGGAACGTTGGCAATCCCCAGCAAGGTTGAATGGCACAGCGTTTCTGCCTGTTGTTTGATTGCTTCCACCAGCTCTTTTTTTCCATGTCCATGGACAATCACCCACAGGGAGGACACCCCATCAATGTACCTTTTACCATCAATATCAATAAGATAGCACCCTTCACCTTTTTCTATTACCAGCGGATGCATATCCATATAATCTTTCATCTGAGTAAAAGGATGCCAGATGTATGTTTTGTCCCACCCGATCAGTTGTTCTCTGTCGTACACTATTCCTCCTGAATTATAGTTTGGAGTTCAGGGTTGTAAAATCCGCAATCCCAAATCTATATCAAATCAGCTCCATCTTTTTCCCTGTATTAATAAGGGTCTCTATGGCATAGTCCATATCTTCCCTGGTAAACCCTCTCACAATGGTCAACCTTAGCCTGGATGCCCCCTCCGGTACGGTAGGCGGACGTATTGCTTGCAAAAACAGCCCCTTTTTCATAAGGAGATCCTGCATTTTCACTGTCTTTTTATCTTCTCCGACAACTATTGGTACAATAGGGCCTGTGCTGTTTTTTAAATCAAAACCGGCCTGAAGGAGATTTTTCCTCATATAGCCGATGTTTTGCCATAATTCATCTTTAAAAGATGTATTGTTTTTGATAAGCCTTAAAGATGCAAGGGATGCGGCTAAGGATGATATGGGTAATGCCGTCGTATACATAAATGTCCGGGCTCTGTTTATGAGAAACTCTATTACAACGGGATCGGCCAATGCAAAAGCGCCAAACGAACCAAGAGCCTTCCCGAAAGTTGCCATATGCGTATCCATTTTTCCCGATAAACCGAATAACTCTTCAACACCAGTACCCTTTTCACCAAAGATGCCTGTTCCATGGGCATCGTCCAGCATTATATGCGCCCCATACTTTTCTTTAAGCTGATGCAACTCCCTCAGAGGGGCTATATCACCGTCCATGCTGAAAAACGATTCTGTAAGAATAAATTTCTTACCCTTTGTTTTGTCCTTTTTCAGCTTTTTTTCAAGGTCGTTTGCATCTCCATGCCGGTAAATCACCTTTTTCGCACGGGAGAGTCTGGTGCTGTCTATGAGGCTTGAATGATTCAATTCATCGGTGAAGATTACATCACCTTCTTGTGTAATTGTGGAGACTATTCCTATATTTGCCATGTATCCGTTTGAAAAAATAAGCCCGCTTTTATACCCTTTATATTCTGCAATTTCATTCTCAAGTACCTTATGTATATCGATACTGCCTGATACACTACGTGAAGAACATGTGCCGGCGCCGTAGTTATCAACAGCTTCCCTGGCAGCATCAACAACGTCAGGATGGATATGCAAAGAAAGATAACTATTTGAGCAGAGGTTGAGATACTCCTTTGAATTATAAAGTATCTTTGTGGCAGAGACGGGTTTTATATATTTTAATGACCTGTAATTGCCTGTTTCTTTAAAATATTCCAGTATTTCGCAAATCCTGTTGTGCATTGATTAATACCTGCAGTTTAATAGTTAGTATGTCCGGATTCAATCACGGCGCTGCCTGTTCCCGGCAAGCGTCGTGCATTGCCTGCCTGAAAAATTTATAGCACTATCAATCTATGGCTGTCAACATGTATAACAATATTGGTTAACCGGCTAATAAAAAAACAGGGTGGATAAACAATCCACCCTGTTTTTGTTTAAAATTGTTAAGGTTTAACCTTTGATAATTCTTGGTAAAATCATCTGGTGCTGCGGTGTAATTGATGCAGGATTCTGATAGCAACAATTTGCAAATGCAACAAGATATGTTCTCAATGCCGGCAGGGTTACGACTTCGTCAACCATGCCTGTTTTTGCACAGTAGGATGGCCTTGACTTGTCAACATATTCCTGTACGGTTTTGTTCATAGATTCAATAACCGGTCCAAGGGGTTTCCCTGCATCCTTCTCTTTAACGAGCCTTCTTGCAAAGCTTGCAGCCGCTGCAGTTTCGCCGTGCATGACATAGATTTCTGTTGTTGCCACGCCGAGCGTAAAGGCGTTGTTGTTGTTGGCCTGAGGGCCTGCCATGATGTAGTGAGCTGCTGCTGTGCCCTTTCTCAGTACAACGGTCATCATCGGGAGCTCGCTCTGTTCAATGGAATAAATAAGTGCCTGGCCAAGACCAAGGAGTTCTGCCTTCTCTGCAATGTCGCCGACATCTATTCCCGATGTATCCTGGAGCCAGACCATGGGGATTCTGTCTCTGCCGCAAAGCGTAACAAATTCATTAATCTTTATAAGCCCTTCACGGTAAAACTTGCCACCGATTCCGGGATACGGTGCATACTTCGGATAGCCCTTCGGTAGCATGCCCTGCCTGTTTGCTACTATACCGATAAGAAAACCATCTATCTTTACAAGACCTGTATAAAGTTCAAAGCCAAAATCAGGCCTGAACTCCATATGCTCACTTCCGTCAACCAGTCTTGCCATAAACTGTTCTACGTCATAAACCATCTTCTGATTAAATGCTAATATGTTATATAAATCCTCTGCCGGGAACTGCGGTTCTGCCGGTTGTGCTACCCTGAAGAAACTTGCATCATAGGCAGGAAGTTTTACTACCCATGTCTTAAGGGAGTCAAGCAGGCTTTCTTCGGTCGGGTGAACTTCTTTAAAAAATCCTGTATGATCGTAGTGAATCTCAACCCTGCCCGGTGGTATTGATTTGAATTTCCTTGTTGCATCGATAAGCTGCTCTGCCATGGCTTCATCAAAAAATCCCTTTGGCGCCATGCCGCTGACGATACCTGCGCCACCTACTGCGATGTTGCAGTCTTTATGTGCAAGAAGTAAAGTAGGGGAGATACCCTGATAGCCGCCGCCTGCGGGGTTGGTTCCATAAATGACCGCAAGAACAGGGATACCGAGTTTATTGAGCTCTGCATGTCTGAAAAATGTTGTACCGTTGCCGCGCCTGTTGGCGTAGACTTTTTCCTGCTCGGTGAGCTTAACGCCGCTACAATTTACCAACCATACGAGAGGGCAGTGAAGTCTTTTTGCAATATCTGTTACTCTGAGTATATTGTCCGCCTGACCGGCAATCCATGCACCAGCCATGACTTTGTTGTCAAAACCGATGATGACACACCATCTTCCGTTAATCCTTCCAAGACCATCTACTACACCTGTTGTCCCGGACTCT encodes the following:
- a CDS encoding glutaconyl-CoA decarboxylase subunit alpha; translation: MRPYFEKMQDWGKPVKVNAANAEQIKKVEQEIAALIEEKKNAGLPKETLNKRGEWTVHQRLEYILDPGTWAPLHMLYDPMEEESGTTGVVDGLGRINGRWCVIIGFDNKVMAGAWIAGQADNILRVTDIAKRLHCPLVWLVNCSGVKLTEQEKVYANRRGNGTTFFRHAELNKLGIPVLAVIYGTNPAGGGYQGISPTLLLAHKDCNIAVGGAGIVSGMAPKGFFDEAMAEQLIDATRKFKSIPPGRVEIHYDHTGFFKEVHPTEESLLDSLKTWVVKLPAYDASFFRVAQPAEPQFPAEDLYNILAFNQKMVYDVEQFMARLVDGSEHMEFRPDFGFELYTGLVKIDGFLIGIVANRQGMLPKGYPKYAPYPGIGGKFYREGLIKINEFVTLCGRDRIPMVWLQDTSGIDVGDIAEKAELLGLGQALIYSIEQSELPMMTVVLRKGTAAAHYIMAGPQANNNNAFTLGVATTEIYVMHGETAAAASFARRLVKEKDAGKPLGPVIESMNKTVQEYVDKSRPSYCAKTGMVDEVVTLPALRTYLVAFANCCYQNPASITPQHQMILPRIIKG
- a CDS encoding 8-amino-7-oxononanoate synthase, whose product is MHNRICEILEYFKETGNYRSLKYIKPVSATKILYNSKEYLNLCSNSYLSLHIHPDVVDAAREAVDNYGAGTCSSRSVSGSIDIHKVLENEIAEYKGYKSGLIFSNGYMANIGIVSTITQEGDVIFTDELNHSSLIDSTRLSRAKKVIYRHGDANDLEKKLKKDKTKGKKFILTESFFSMDGDIAPLRELHQLKEKYGAHIMLDDAHGTGIFGEKGTGVEELFGLSGKMDTHMATFGKALGSFGAFALADPVVIEFLINRARTFMYTTALPISSLAASLASLRLIKNNTSFKDELWQNIGYMRKNLLQAGFDLKNSTGPIVPIVVGEDKKTVKMQDLLMKKGLFLQAIRPPTVPEGASRLRLTIVRGFTREDMDYAIETLINTGKKMELI
- the bioA gene encoding adenosylmethionine--8-amino-7-oxononanoate transaminase, which produces MYDREQLIGWDKTYIWHPFTQMKDYMDMHPLVIEKGEGCYLIDIDGKRYIDGVSSLWVIVHGHGKKELVEAIKQQAETLCHSTLLGIANVPSIVLAKMLVDISPKGLSKVFYSDNGSTSVEIALKMAYQYWQQKGEKNRKRFISFTNGYHGDTIGSVSIGGIDLFHKVYGPLLFKTYKSPAPYCYRCPLKLEKGSCGMACIQRFEEVVRKYRDEACAVVIEPIVQGAAGIIVQPEGFLSEIRKIAKENGLLFIADEVATGFGRTGSMFACEKEKVEPDFMCLAKGVTGGYLPLAATMTTDEVFNGFLGQFEDFKTFFHGHTYTGNPVACSVAIENLNLYKKENTLENLPVKMALLSKELQRFYGLTHVGDIRQSGFMVGIELVKNKKTKRPFLPKEKIGHRVITEARKRGVIIRPLGDVIVLMPPLAIDESTLQKLIDVTYESIKAVTGA
- a CDS encoding aldo/keto reductase, which codes for MSNTTKDHNSMNRRDFLKFGALGVAAATGLSGLSKIAEGATASKPGTTPVYRTLGRTGLKVTVVSFGAMLTPDHEPMEVAFDLGVNYVDTARRYMNGRNEEIVAKALKGRRDKVYVATKSLPSSTTKKDIVNDVETSLSKLRIDYIDVIQLHNLTSGDRAFIPETREALVELRKQGKVRFFGVTTHTNQADVLKAIMNDPDKFFDTALVSYNFTSEASVKHAIALAAKSGIGIVAMKTQAGGYKTDALGSISPHQAALKWVLQDANVACAIPGMKDMSMLQEATAVMGMKLTRRDERILERYAEAIAPYYCHLCAQCEPTCPQNVAISTINRSIMYAEGYENMELARATYDELPPDESAYVCSNCNECVAHCVNGLNIAAKMQKAKTLFA
- a CDS encoding DUF933 domain-containing protein, producing MNISVIGSTGCGKTTLFQALSGIVSENKPNSDAVAVIDVPDERVDKLTDIFKPKKTIYARIALSDTVAIEEGNVRSETISAKTLREMRNSDAFLLVLRNFNNGNQIDLTGEFFTIFNEFIFADILQIENRLERMRKQQSKKESNVLAQEEALLIECLDHLNSDKPLATFGSLKQHGKELRGFQFLSQKPMMAVLNCDEEKLASSESIMNDIRKTIPSHIPVITACTKLEAEFALMASEEKDVFMAEYGIKESVAGRIIRLAFETLGLISFLTVGEDECRAWPIKNGMNAQEAAGAVHTDLSQKFIRAETVSYDDFIHYGGFAGCKKAGVWRLEGKTYIVQDGDILNIRAGN